A genomic region of Ovis aries strain OAR_USU_Benz2616 breed Rambouillet chromosome 20, ARS-UI_Ramb_v3.0, whole genome shotgun sequence contains the following coding sequences:
- the TFAP2B gene encoding transcription factor AP-2-beta isoform X7, which produces MHSPPRDQAAIMLWKLVENVKYEDIYEDRHDGVPSHSSRLSQLGSVSQGPYSSAPPLSHTPSSDFQPPYFPPPYQPLPYHQSQDPYSHVNDPYSLNPLHQPQQHPWGQRQRQEVGSEAGSLLPQPRAALPQLSGLDPRRDYHSVRRPDVLLHSAHHGLDAGMGDSLSLHGLGHPGMEDVQSVEDANNSGMNLLDQSVIKKVPVPPKSVTSLMMNKDGFLGGMSVNTGEVFCSVPGRLSLLSSTSKYKVTVGEVQRRLSPPECLNASLLGGVLRRAKSKNGGRSLRERLEKIGLNLPAGRRKAANVTLLTSLVEGEAVHLARDFGYICETEFPAKAVSEYLNRQHTDPSDLHSRKNMLLATKQLCKEFTDLLAQDRTPIGNSRPSPILEPGIQSCLTHFSLITHGFGAPAICAALTALQNYLTEALKGMDKMFLNNTTTNRHTSGEGPGSKTGDKEEKHRK; this is translated from the exons ATGCACTCACCTCCTAGAGACCAGGCTGCCATCATGCTCTGGAAGCTCGTGGAGAATGTCAAGTACGAAGATATCTATGAG GACCGGCACGATGGCGTCCCGAGCCACAGCTCGCGGCTCTCCCAGCTGGGCTCGGTGTCCCAAGGACCTTACTCCAGCGCCCCGCCGCTGTCGCACACCCCGTCGTCAGATTTCCAGCCGCCCTACTTCCCGCCCCCCTACCAGCCGCTTCCCTATCACCAGAGCCAGGACCCCTACTCCCACGTCAACGACCCCTACTCCCTGAACCCCCTCCACCAGCCCCAGCAGCATCCCTGGGGGCAACGGCAGCGGCAAGAAGTGGGTTCAGAAGCCGGTTCTCTCCTGCCCCAGCCTCGGGCCGCCTTGCCCCAGCTCTCGGGCCTCGACCCCCGGAGGGACTACCACTCGGTCCGCCGGCCCGACGTGCTCCTGCACTCGGCACACCACGGCCTTGACGCGGGCATGGGGGACAGCCTCTCGCTGCACGGCCTCGGCCATCCCGGCATGGAGGACGTCCAG TCAGTTGAAGATGCCAATAACAGCGGCATGAATCTATTGGACCAGTCTGTCATAAAAAAAG ttcCGGTTCCTCCCAAATCTGTGACTTCTCTGATGATGAATAAAGATGGCTTCTTAGGAGGCATGTCCGTCAACACTGGCGAGGTGTTTTGCTCGGTCCCAGGCCGTTTGTCTCTGCTTAGTTCAACTTCAAAATACAAAGTAACTGTGGGAGAAGTTCAGAGACGGCTGTCGCCCCCCGAATGCCTCAATGCGTCTCTCCTCGGCGGCGTCCTCAGAAG AGCCAAATCGAAAAATGGAGGGAGATCTTTGCGAGAAAGGCTAGAAAAAATCGGTTTGAATTTACCCGCTGGCAGACGCAAAGCAGCAAATGTCACGTTACTCACCTCCCTGGTGGAAG GAGAAGCTGTTCATTTAGCTCGGGATTTTGGGTATATTTGCGAAACGGAGTTTCCCGCCAAAGCTGTTTCTGAATATTTGAACCGGCAGCACACGGACCCCAGTGACCTGCACTCCCGGAAGAATATGCTGCTGGCCACCAA GCAACTTTGTAAAGAATTTACGGATCTGCTGGCTCAGGACCGGACTCCGATCGGGAACAGCCGGCCCAGCCCCATCCTGGAGCCGGGGATCCAGAGTTGCCTCACGCACTTCAGCCTCATCACGCATGGCTTCGGCGCCCCGGCCATTTGCGCCGCGCTCACGGCCCTGCAGAACTATCTCACCGAGGCGCTCAAAGGCATGGACAAGATGTTCTTGAACAACACCACCACTAACAGGCACACGTCTGGGGAAGGCCCAGGTAGTAAAACTGGCGACAAGGAGGAGAAACacaggaaatga
- the TFAP2B gene encoding transcription factor AP-2-beta isoform X8 has translation MHSPPRDQAAIMLWKLVENVKYEDIYEDRHDGVPSHSSRLSQLGSVSQGPYSSAPPLSHTPSSDFQPPYFPPPYQPLPYHQSQDPYSHVNDPYSLNPLHQPQQHPWGQRQRQEVGSEAGSLLPQPRAALPQLSGLDPRRDYHSVRRPDVLLHSAHHGLDAGMGDSLSLHGLGHPGMEDVQSVEDANNSGMNLLDQSVIKKVPVPPKSVTSLMMNKDGFLGGMSVNTGEVFCSVPGRLSLLSSTSKYKVTVGEVQRRLSPPECLNASLLGGVLRRAKSKNGGRSLRERLEKIGLNLPAGRRKAANVTLLTSLVEGEAVHLARDFGYICETEFPAKAVSEYLNRQHTDPSDLHSRKNMLLATKQLCKEFTDLLAQDRTPIGNSRPSPILEPGIQSCLTHFSLITHGFGAPAICAALTALQNYLTEALKGMDKMFLNNTTTNRHTSGEGPGQRAPRV, from the exons ATGCACTCACCTCCTAGAGACCAGGCTGCCATCATGCTCTGGAAGCTCGTGGAGAATGTCAAGTACGAAGATATCTATGAG GACCGGCACGATGGCGTCCCGAGCCACAGCTCGCGGCTCTCCCAGCTGGGCTCGGTGTCCCAAGGACCTTACTCCAGCGCCCCGCCGCTGTCGCACACCCCGTCGTCAGATTTCCAGCCGCCCTACTTCCCGCCCCCCTACCAGCCGCTTCCCTATCACCAGAGCCAGGACCCCTACTCCCACGTCAACGACCCCTACTCCCTGAACCCCCTCCACCAGCCCCAGCAGCATCCCTGGGGGCAACGGCAGCGGCAAGAAGTGGGTTCAGAAGCCGGTTCTCTCCTGCCCCAGCCTCGGGCCGCCTTGCCCCAGCTCTCGGGCCTCGACCCCCGGAGGGACTACCACTCGGTCCGCCGGCCCGACGTGCTCCTGCACTCGGCACACCACGGCCTTGACGCGGGCATGGGGGACAGCCTCTCGCTGCACGGCCTCGGCCATCCCGGCATGGAGGACGTCCAG TCAGTTGAAGATGCCAATAACAGCGGCATGAATCTATTGGACCAGTCTGTCATAAAAAAAG ttcCGGTTCCTCCCAAATCTGTGACTTCTCTGATGATGAATAAAGATGGCTTCTTAGGAGGCATGTCCGTCAACACTGGCGAGGTGTTTTGCTCGGTCCCAGGCCGTTTGTCTCTGCTTAGTTCAACTTCAAAATACAAAGTAACTGTGGGAGAAGTTCAGAGACGGCTGTCGCCCCCCGAATGCCTCAATGCGTCTCTCCTCGGCGGCGTCCTCAGAAG AGCCAAATCGAAAAATGGAGGGAGATCTTTGCGAGAAAGGCTAGAAAAAATCGGTTTGAATTTACCCGCTGGCAGACGCAAAGCAGCAAATGTCACGTTACTCACCTCCCTGGTGGAAG GAGAAGCTGTTCATTTAGCTCGGGATTTTGGGTATATTTGCGAAACGGAGTTTCCCGCCAAAGCTGTTTCTGAATATTTGAACCGGCAGCACACGGACCCCAGTGACCTGCACTCCCGGAAGAATATGCTGCTGGCCACCAA GCAACTTTGTAAAGAATTTACGGATCTGCTGGCTCAGGACCGGACTCCGATCGGGAACAGCCGGCCCAGCCCCATCCTGGAGCCGGGGATCCAGAGTTGCCTCACGCACTTCAGCCTCATCACGCATGGCTTCGGCGCCCCGGCCATTTGCGCCGCGCTCACGGCCCTGCAGAACTATCTCACCGAGGCGCTCAAAGGCATGGACAAGATGTTCTTGAACAACACCACCACTAACAGGCACACGTCTGGGGAAGGCCCAG GGCAACGCGCCCCACGCGTGTGA
- the TFAP2B gene encoding transcription factor AP-2-beta isoform X6: MHSPPRDQAAIMLWKLVENVKYEDIYEDRHDGVPSHSSRLSQLGSVSQGPYSSAPPLSHTPSSDFQPPYFPPPYQPLPYHQSQDPYSHVNDPYSLNPLHQPQQHPWGQRQRQEVGSEAGSLLPQPRAALPQLSGLDPRRDYHSVRRPDVLLHSAHHGLDAGMGDSLSLHGLGHPGMEDVQSVEDANNSGMNLLDQSVIKKVPVPPKSVTSLMMNKDGFLGGMSVNTGEVFCSVPGRLSLLSSTSKYKVTVGEVQRRLSPPECLNASLLGGVLRRAKSKNGGRSLRERLEKIGLNLPAGRRKAANVTLLTSLVEGEAVHLARDFGYICETEFPAKAVSEYLNRQHTDPSDLHSRKNMLLATKQLCKEFTDLLAQDRTPIGNSRPSPILEPGIQSCLTHFSLITHGFGAPAICAALTALQNYLTEALKGMDKMFLNNTTTNRHTSGEGPALPAWFMSFFKEDLGFLHNL; the protein is encoded by the exons ATGCACTCACCTCCTAGAGACCAGGCTGCCATCATGCTCTGGAAGCTCGTGGAGAATGTCAAGTACGAAGATATCTATGAG GACCGGCACGATGGCGTCCCGAGCCACAGCTCGCGGCTCTCCCAGCTGGGCTCGGTGTCCCAAGGACCTTACTCCAGCGCCCCGCCGCTGTCGCACACCCCGTCGTCAGATTTCCAGCCGCCCTACTTCCCGCCCCCCTACCAGCCGCTTCCCTATCACCAGAGCCAGGACCCCTACTCCCACGTCAACGACCCCTACTCCCTGAACCCCCTCCACCAGCCCCAGCAGCATCCCTGGGGGCAACGGCAGCGGCAAGAAGTGGGTTCAGAAGCCGGTTCTCTCCTGCCCCAGCCTCGGGCCGCCTTGCCCCAGCTCTCGGGCCTCGACCCCCGGAGGGACTACCACTCGGTCCGCCGGCCCGACGTGCTCCTGCACTCGGCACACCACGGCCTTGACGCGGGCATGGGGGACAGCCTCTCGCTGCACGGCCTCGGCCATCCCGGCATGGAGGACGTCCAG TCAGTTGAAGATGCCAATAACAGCGGCATGAATCTATTGGACCAGTCTGTCATAAAAAAAG ttcCGGTTCCTCCCAAATCTGTGACTTCTCTGATGATGAATAAAGATGGCTTCTTAGGAGGCATGTCCGTCAACACTGGCGAGGTGTTTTGCTCGGTCCCAGGCCGTTTGTCTCTGCTTAGTTCAACTTCAAAATACAAAGTAACTGTGGGAGAAGTTCAGAGACGGCTGTCGCCCCCCGAATGCCTCAATGCGTCTCTCCTCGGCGGCGTCCTCAGAAG AGCCAAATCGAAAAATGGAGGGAGATCTTTGCGAGAAAGGCTAGAAAAAATCGGTTTGAATTTACCCGCTGGCAGACGCAAAGCAGCAAATGTCACGTTACTCACCTCCCTGGTGGAAG GAGAAGCTGTTCATTTAGCTCGGGATTTTGGGTATATTTGCGAAACGGAGTTTCCCGCCAAAGCTGTTTCTGAATATTTGAACCGGCAGCACACGGACCCCAGTGACCTGCACTCCCGGAAGAATATGCTGCTGGCCACCAA GCAACTTTGTAAAGAATTTACGGATCTGCTGGCTCAGGACCGGACTCCGATCGGGAACAGCCGGCCCAGCCCCATCCTGGAGCCGGGGATCCAGAGTTGCCTCACGCACTTCAGCCTCATCACGCATGGCTTCGGCGCCCCGGCCATTTGCGCCGCGCTCACGGCCCTGCAGAACTATCTCACCGAGGCGCTCAAAGGCATGGACAAGATGTTCTTGAACAACACCACCACTAACAGGCACACGTCTGGGGAAGGCCCAG CTTTGCCCGCATGGTTTATGAGCTTCTTCAAAGAGGACTTGGGCTTCCTACACAATCTATAa
- the TFAP2B gene encoding transcription factor AP-2-beta isoform X5 — protein sequence MHSPPRDQAAIMLWKLVENVKYEDIYEMLVHTYSSMDRHDGVPSHSSRLSQLGSVSQGPYSSAPPLSHTPSSDFQPPYFPPPYQPLPYHQSQDPYSHVNDPYSLNPLHQPQQHPWGQRQRQEVGSEAGSLLPQPRAALPQLSGLDPRRDYHSVRRPDVLLHSAHHGLDAGMGDSLSLHGLGHPGMEDVQSVEDANNSGMNLLDQSVIKKVPVPPKSVTSLMMNKDGFLGGMSVNTGEVFCSVPGRLSLLSSTSKYKVTVGEVQRRLSPPECLNASLLGGVLRRAKSKNGGRSLRERLEKIGLNLPAGRRKAANVTLLTSLVEGEAVHLARDFGYICETEFPAKAVSEYLNRQHTDPSDLHSRKNMLLATKQLCKEFTDLLAQDRTPIGNSRPSPILEPGIQSCLTHFSLITHGFGAPAICAALTALQNYLTEALKGMDKMFLNNTTTNRHTSGEGPGSKTGDKEEKHRK from the exons ATGCACTCACCTCCTAGAGACCAGGCTGCCATCATGCTCTGGAAGCTCGTGGAGAATGTCAAGTACGAAGATATCTATGAG ATGTTAGTCCACACCTATTCATCCATG GACCGGCACGATGGCGTCCCGAGCCACAGCTCGCGGCTCTCCCAGCTGGGCTCGGTGTCCCAAGGACCTTACTCCAGCGCCCCGCCGCTGTCGCACACCCCGTCGTCAGATTTCCAGCCGCCCTACTTCCCGCCCCCCTACCAGCCGCTTCCCTATCACCAGAGCCAGGACCCCTACTCCCACGTCAACGACCCCTACTCCCTGAACCCCCTCCACCAGCCCCAGCAGCATCCCTGGGGGCAACGGCAGCGGCAAGAAGTGGGTTCAGAAGCCGGTTCTCTCCTGCCCCAGCCTCGGGCCGCCTTGCCCCAGCTCTCGGGCCTCGACCCCCGGAGGGACTACCACTCGGTCCGCCGGCCCGACGTGCTCCTGCACTCGGCACACCACGGCCTTGACGCGGGCATGGGGGACAGCCTCTCGCTGCACGGCCTCGGCCATCCCGGCATGGAGGACGTCCAG TCAGTTGAAGATGCCAATAACAGCGGCATGAATCTATTGGACCAGTCTGTCATAAAAAAAG ttcCGGTTCCTCCCAAATCTGTGACTTCTCTGATGATGAATAAAGATGGCTTCTTAGGAGGCATGTCCGTCAACACTGGCGAGGTGTTTTGCTCGGTCCCAGGCCGTTTGTCTCTGCTTAGTTCAACTTCAAAATACAAAGTAACTGTGGGAGAAGTTCAGAGACGGCTGTCGCCCCCCGAATGCCTCAATGCGTCTCTCCTCGGCGGCGTCCTCAGAAG AGCCAAATCGAAAAATGGAGGGAGATCTTTGCGAGAAAGGCTAGAAAAAATCGGTTTGAATTTACCCGCTGGCAGACGCAAAGCAGCAAATGTCACGTTACTCACCTCCCTGGTGGAAG GAGAAGCTGTTCATTTAGCTCGGGATTTTGGGTATATTTGCGAAACGGAGTTTCCCGCCAAAGCTGTTTCTGAATATTTGAACCGGCAGCACACGGACCCCAGTGACCTGCACTCCCGGAAGAATATGCTGCTGGCCACCAA GCAACTTTGTAAAGAATTTACGGATCTGCTGGCTCAGGACCGGACTCCGATCGGGAACAGCCGGCCCAGCCCCATCCTGGAGCCGGGGATCCAGAGTTGCCTCACGCACTTCAGCCTCATCACGCATGGCTTCGGCGCCCCGGCCATTTGCGCCGCGCTCACGGCCCTGCAGAACTATCTCACCGAGGCGCTCAAAGGCATGGACAAGATGTTCTTGAACAACACCACCACTAACAGGCACACGTCTGGGGAAGGCCCAGGTAGTAAAACTGGCGACAAGGAGGAGAAACacaggaaatga
- the TFAP2B gene encoding transcription factor AP-2-beta isoform X4, whose amino-acid sequence MHSPPRDQAAIMLWKLVENVKYEDIYEMLVHTYSSMDRHDGVPSHSSRLSQLGSVSQGPYSSAPPLSHTPSSDFQPPYFPPPYQPLPYHQSQDPYSHVNDPYSLNPLHQPQQHPWGQRQRQEVGSEAGSLLPQPRAALPQLSGLDPRRDYHSVRRPDVLLHSAHHGLDAGMGDSLSLHGLGHPGMEDVQSVEDANNSGMNLLDQSVIKKVPVPPKSVTSLMMNKDGFLGGMSVNTGEVFCSVPGRLSLLSSTSKYKVTVGEVQRRLSPPECLNASLLGGVLRRAKSKNGGRSLRERLEKIGLNLPAGRRKAANVTLLTSLVEGEAVHLARDFGYICETEFPAKAVSEYLNRQHTDPSDLHSRKNMLLATKQLCKEFTDLLAQDRTPIGNSRPSPILEPGIQSCLTHFSLITHGFGAPAICAALTALQNYLTEALKGMDKMFLNNTTTNRHTSGEGPALPAWFMSFFKEDLGFLHNL is encoded by the exons ATGCACTCACCTCCTAGAGACCAGGCTGCCATCATGCTCTGGAAGCTCGTGGAGAATGTCAAGTACGAAGATATCTATGAG ATGTTAGTCCACACCTATTCATCCATG GACCGGCACGATGGCGTCCCGAGCCACAGCTCGCGGCTCTCCCAGCTGGGCTCGGTGTCCCAAGGACCTTACTCCAGCGCCCCGCCGCTGTCGCACACCCCGTCGTCAGATTTCCAGCCGCCCTACTTCCCGCCCCCCTACCAGCCGCTTCCCTATCACCAGAGCCAGGACCCCTACTCCCACGTCAACGACCCCTACTCCCTGAACCCCCTCCACCAGCCCCAGCAGCATCCCTGGGGGCAACGGCAGCGGCAAGAAGTGGGTTCAGAAGCCGGTTCTCTCCTGCCCCAGCCTCGGGCCGCCTTGCCCCAGCTCTCGGGCCTCGACCCCCGGAGGGACTACCACTCGGTCCGCCGGCCCGACGTGCTCCTGCACTCGGCACACCACGGCCTTGACGCGGGCATGGGGGACAGCCTCTCGCTGCACGGCCTCGGCCATCCCGGCATGGAGGACGTCCAG TCAGTTGAAGATGCCAATAACAGCGGCATGAATCTATTGGACCAGTCTGTCATAAAAAAAG ttcCGGTTCCTCCCAAATCTGTGACTTCTCTGATGATGAATAAAGATGGCTTCTTAGGAGGCATGTCCGTCAACACTGGCGAGGTGTTTTGCTCGGTCCCAGGCCGTTTGTCTCTGCTTAGTTCAACTTCAAAATACAAAGTAACTGTGGGAGAAGTTCAGAGACGGCTGTCGCCCCCCGAATGCCTCAATGCGTCTCTCCTCGGCGGCGTCCTCAGAAG AGCCAAATCGAAAAATGGAGGGAGATCTTTGCGAGAAAGGCTAGAAAAAATCGGTTTGAATTTACCCGCTGGCAGACGCAAAGCAGCAAATGTCACGTTACTCACCTCCCTGGTGGAAG GAGAAGCTGTTCATTTAGCTCGGGATTTTGGGTATATTTGCGAAACGGAGTTTCCCGCCAAAGCTGTTTCTGAATATTTGAACCGGCAGCACACGGACCCCAGTGACCTGCACTCCCGGAAGAATATGCTGCTGGCCACCAA GCAACTTTGTAAAGAATTTACGGATCTGCTGGCTCAGGACCGGACTCCGATCGGGAACAGCCGGCCCAGCCCCATCCTGGAGCCGGGGATCCAGAGTTGCCTCACGCACTTCAGCCTCATCACGCATGGCTTCGGCGCCCCGGCCATTTGCGCCGCGCTCACGGCCCTGCAGAACTATCTCACCGAGGCGCTCAAAGGCATGGACAAGATGTTCTTGAACAACACCACCACTAACAGGCACACGTCTGGGGAAGGCCCAG CTTTGCCCGCATGGTTTATGAGCTTCTTCAAAGAGGACTTGGGCTTCCTACACAATCTATAa
- the TFAP2B gene encoding transcription factor AP-2-beta isoform X3 — MYPLSQLGRLSFRLSFPLSWEEDAQAGFLHLSLVFFCFLFFPSPSLSLSPLRSQDRHDGVPSHSSRLSQLGSVSQGPYSSAPPLSHTPSSDFQPPYFPPPYQPLPYHQSQDPYSHVNDPYSLNPLHQPQQHPWGQRQRQEVGSEAGSLLPQPRAALPQLSGLDPRRDYHSVRRPDVLLHSAHHGLDAGMGDSLSLHGLGHPGMEDVQSVEDANNSGMNLLDQSVIKKVPVPPKSVTSLMMNKDGFLGGMSVNTGEVFCSVPGRLSLLSSTSKYKVTVGEVQRRLSPPECLNASLLGGVLRRAKSKNGGRSLRERLEKIGLNLPAGRRKAANVTLLTSLVEGEAVHLARDFGYICETEFPAKAVSEYLNRQHTDPSDLHSRKNMLLATKQLCKEFTDLLAQDRTPIGNSRPSPILEPGIQSCLTHFSLITHGFGAPAICAALTALQNYLTEALKGMDKMFLNNTTTNRHTSGEGPGQRAPRV, encoded by the exons ATGTACCCTCTGAGTCAGCTTGGGAGGCTAAGTTTCAGACTCTCGTTTCCCCTGTCCTGGGAAGAAGATGCCCAAGCCGGGTTTCTCCATCTGTCgcttgtgtttttttgttttttgttttttccttccccttctctctctctctctcctctccgcTCCCAGGACCGGCACGATGGCGTCCCGAGCCACAGCTCGCGGCTCTCCCAGCTGGGCTCGGTGTCCCAAGGACCTTACTCCAGCGCCCCGCCGCTGTCGCACACCCCGTCGTCAGATTTCCAGCCGCCCTACTTCCCGCCCCCCTACCAGCCGCTTCCCTATCACCAGAGCCAGGACCCCTACTCCCACGTCAACGACCCCTACTCCCTGAACCCCCTCCACCAGCCCCAGCAGCATCCCTGGGGGCAACGGCAGCGGCAAGAAGTGGGTTCAGAAGCCGGTTCTCTCCTGCCCCAGCCTCGGGCCGCCTTGCCCCAGCTCTCGGGCCTCGACCCCCGGAGGGACTACCACTCGGTCCGCCGGCCCGACGTGCTCCTGCACTCGGCACACCACGGCCTTGACGCGGGCATGGGGGACAGCCTCTCGCTGCACGGCCTCGGCCATCCCGGCATGGAGGACGTCCAG TCAGTTGAAGATGCCAATAACAGCGGCATGAATCTATTGGACCAGTCTGTCATAAAAAAAG ttcCGGTTCCTCCCAAATCTGTGACTTCTCTGATGATGAATAAAGATGGCTTCTTAGGAGGCATGTCCGTCAACACTGGCGAGGTGTTTTGCTCGGTCCCAGGCCGTTTGTCTCTGCTTAGTTCAACTTCAAAATACAAAGTAACTGTGGGAGAAGTTCAGAGACGGCTGTCGCCCCCCGAATGCCTCAATGCGTCTCTCCTCGGCGGCGTCCTCAGAAG AGCCAAATCGAAAAATGGAGGGAGATCTTTGCGAGAAAGGCTAGAAAAAATCGGTTTGAATTTACCCGCTGGCAGACGCAAAGCAGCAAATGTCACGTTACTCACCTCCCTGGTGGAAG GAGAAGCTGTTCATTTAGCTCGGGATTTTGGGTATATTTGCGAAACGGAGTTTCCCGCCAAAGCTGTTTCTGAATATTTGAACCGGCAGCACACGGACCCCAGTGACCTGCACTCCCGGAAGAATATGCTGCTGGCCACCAA GCAACTTTGTAAAGAATTTACGGATCTGCTGGCTCAGGACCGGACTCCGATCGGGAACAGCCGGCCCAGCCCCATCCTGGAGCCGGGGATCCAGAGTTGCCTCACGCACTTCAGCCTCATCACGCATGGCTTCGGCGCCCCGGCCATTTGCGCCGCGCTCACGGCCCTGCAGAACTATCTCACCGAGGCGCTCAAAGGCATGGACAAGATGTTCTTGAACAACACCACCACTAACAGGCACACGTCTGGGGAAGGCCCAG GGCAACGCGCCCCACGCGTGTGA
- the TFAP2B gene encoding transcription factor AP-2-beta isoform X1 produces the protein MYPLSQLGRLSFRLSFPLSWEEDAQAGFLHLSLVFFCFLFFPSPSLSLSPLRSQDRHDGVPSHSSRLSQLGSVSQGPYSSAPPLSHTPSSDFQPPYFPPPYQPLPYHQSQDPYSHVNDPYSLNPLHQPQQHPWGQRQRQEVGSEAGSLLPQPRAALPQLSGLDPRRDYHSVRRPDVLLHSAHHGLDAGMGDSLSLHGLGHPGMEDVQSVEDANNSGMNLLDQSVIKKVPVPPKSVTSLMMNKDGFLGGMSVNTGEVFCSVPGRLSLLSSTSKYKVTVGEVQRRLSPPECLNASLLGGVLRRAKSKNGGRSLRERLEKIGLNLPAGRRKAANVTLLTSLVEGEAVHLARDFGYICETEFPAKAVSEYLNRQHTDPSDLHSRKNMLLATKQLCKEFTDLLAQDRTPIGNSRPSPILEPGIQSCLTHFSLITHGFGAPAICAALTALQNYLTEALKGMDKMFLNNTTTNRHTSGEGPALPAWFMSFFKEDLGFLHNL, from the exons ATGTACCCTCTGAGTCAGCTTGGGAGGCTAAGTTTCAGACTCTCGTTTCCCCTGTCCTGGGAAGAAGATGCCCAAGCCGGGTTTCTCCATCTGTCgcttgtgtttttttgttttttgttttttccttccccttctctctctctctctcctctccgcTCCCAGGACCGGCACGATGGCGTCCCGAGCCACAGCTCGCGGCTCTCCCAGCTGGGCTCGGTGTCCCAAGGACCTTACTCCAGCGCCCCGCCGCTGTCGCACACCCCGTCGTCAGATTTCCAGCCGCCCTACTTCCCGCCCCCCTACCAGCCGCTTCCCTATCACCAGAGCCAGGACCCCTACTCCCACGTCAACGACCCCTACTCCCTGAACCCCCTCCACCAGCCCCAGCAGCATCCCTGGGGGCAACGGCAGCGGCAAGAAGTGGGTTCAGAAGCCGGTTCTCTCCTGCCCCAGCCTCGGGCCGCCTTGCCCCAGCTCTCGGGCCTCGACCCCCGGAGGGACTACCACTCGGTCCGCCGGCCCGACGTGCTCCTGCACTCGGCACACCACGGCCTTGACGCGGGCATGGGGGACAGCCTCTCGCTGCACGGCCTCGGCCATCCCGGCATGGAGGACGTCCAG TCAGTTGAAGATGCCAATAACAGCGGCATGAATCTATTGGACCAGTCTGTCATAAAAAAAG ttcCGGTTCCTCCCAAATCTGTGACTTCTCTGATGATGAATAAAGATGGCTTCTTAGGAGGCATGTCCGTCAACACTGGCGAGGTGTTTTGCTCGGTCCCAGGCCGTTTGTCTCTGCTTAGTTCAACTTCAAAATACAAAGTAACTGTGGGAGAAGTTCAGAGACGGCTGTCGCCCCCCGAATGCCTCAATGCGTCTCTCCTCGGCGGCGTCCTCAGAAG AGCCAAATCGAAAAATGGAGGGAGATCTTTGCGAGAAAGGCTAGAAAAAATCGGTTTGAATTTACCCGCTGGCAGACGCAAAGCAGCAAATGTCACGTTACTCACCTCCCTGGTGGAAG GAGAAGCTGTTCATTTAGCTCGGGATTTTGGGTATATTTGCGAAACGGAGTTTCCCGCCAAAGCTGTTTCTGAATATTTGAACCGGCAGCACACGGACCCCAGTGACCTGCACTCCCGGAAGAATATGCTGCTGGCCACCAA GCAACTTTGTAAAGAATTTACGGATCTGCTGGCTCAGGACCGGACTCCGATCGGGAACAGCCGGCCCAGCCCCATCCTGGAGCCGGGGATCCAGAGTTGCCTCACGCACTTCAGCCTCATCACGCATGGCTTCGGCGCCCCGGCCATTTGCGCCGCGCTCACGGCCCTGCAGAACTATCTCACCGAGGCGCTCAAAGGCATGGACAAGATGTTCTTGAACAACACCACCACTAACAGGCACACGTCTGGGGAAGGCCCAG CTTTGCCCGCATGGTTTATGAGCTTCTTCAAAGAGGACTTGGGCTTCCTACACAATCTATAa